From a region of the Dermatophagoides farinae isolate YC_2012a chromosome 3, ASM2471394v1, whole genome shotgun sequence genome:
- the msn gene encoding serine/threonine-protein kinase msn isoform X2 translates to MMAQSINCSLDDIDLNSLKDPAGIFDLIEVVGNGTYGQVYKGRHTKTGQLAAIKIMDVTEDEEDEIKLEINVLKKFSHHRNIATYYGAFIHKSPEAKDDKLWLVMEYCGAGSVTDLVKSTKGHSLKEDWISYICREILRGLNHLHQNKIIHRDIKGQNVLLTDDAEVKLVDFGVSAQLDRTIGRRNTFIGTPYWMAPEVIACDENPEATYDNRSDLWSLGITAIEMAENTPPLCDLHPMRALFLIPRNPPPRLKSKKWSQKFQKFIETVLVKDYTKRPFTDQLLKHSFIRDQPNERQVRNQIKEHIDKCKKLKRNDFEDRYAASDDDEEESNLPPAMMMDLRDHLNQQESTLKKNEKNPVSPNMGRNGHPPHMQQQQQQQAGPSHKSPEKFHHPPPPISSHMANRPLPAPPTRAVPPPEMPPSKPLPPLPVENDNINKKKVNGKNIEHQLQSSNLPNAQHPHITNQANRNSGYFKAQFQKPEDLEVLAAQLNEMGNSGNNVNRNGQKAKKIVNNNNDNNGHPKGQKLMSRDSNGSPQNGFVSNFKQPVMASNRTSGPIIVNSGSDDEEEEDDDDDDDDDDDDEDVGPNGLGRRNDGTLLASDPPRPLPEPSNLRNIQPSSQPPNRPLPPPPPGDWYPPSKPLPPLPKNSSQDDDDSSSNDQTLVLRKKQMNQVKNNNVSIESNSSEQHLPKNNVSSDIKDTYESNNNMKDNSRNNNSSSSNNNIKENIRSNGLHDDPKKRFSVIESTTNHSGKELIKDRRISSRFDVNIRKTPSTKIPIINSRDLSSDVNKNDNDDDDDKCNLDHHKQQSNGNGVILKSEPSTPTQKQQPTIEQEPKQQQQQQQKTKLGSKFFDLKPKTKNRNESSSSNQSSRQSGVIPDLLPQDDLNRSSDLSHLQRQSVLSQQMQQKQRSFLTFGFGAGTNNNNNNNNNNNNMVIESVSSPSPRRESQVNVNVSPSVQPDTPEIRKYKKRFNSEVLCAALWGVNLLIGTENGLMLLDRSGQGKVYHLISRRRFQQMEVLEGQNILVTISGKKSRVRVYHLSWLKSKIIRTDQQIEKKNGWINVGELDGAVHFKIVGWQIPQQVSKDWENTFRIWSGNVKYDRIKFLVIALKDSIEIYAWAPKPYHKFMSFKSFLDLAHKPLLVDMTIEEGIRLKVIYGSLEGFHAIELDSGSVYDIYIPTHSQGPITPHTIITLPNSKGMQLLLCYDNEGVYVNTFGKVSKNIFLQWGEMPTSVAYIGTGQIMGWGNKAIEIRGVETGHLDGVFMHKKAQKLKFLCERNDKVFFSSSKGGSCQIYFMTLNKPGLANW, encoded by the exons ATGATGgcacaatcaatcaattgtagTCTTGATGACATCGATCTTAATAGCCTAAAA GATCCTGCCGGTATTTTTGATCTAATCGAAGTGGTCGGTAACGGTACATATGGCCAGGTTTATAAA ggTCGTCATACAAAAACAGGCCAATTGGCTGCCATCAAAATCATGGACGTGACCGAAGATGAAGaggatgaaataaaattggaaataaatgttttgaaaaag TTTTCCCATCATCGAAATATTGCCACTTACTATGGGGCTTTTATACATAAAAGTCCTGAAGCTAAAGATGATAAATTATGGCTTGTTATGGAATATTGTGGTGCCGGTTCAGTAACCGATTTGGTTAAATCAACAAAAGGACATTCATTAAAAGAAGATTGGATTTCCTATATTTGTCGTGAAATATTAAGAGGATTAAATCATTTACAtcagaataaaattattcatcgTGATATAAAAGGCCAGAATGTTTTGCTTACCGATGATGCTGAAGTCAAACTAGTCGATTTTGGTGTCAGTGCTCAATTGGATCGAACAATTGGCCGTCGTAATACGTTCATCGGTACGCCATATTGGATGGCTCCTGAAGTCATTGCTTGTGATGAGAATCCCGAAGCTACTTATGATAATCGTAGTGATCTTTGGTCGCTCGGCATTACTGCCATCGAAATGGCTGAAAATACTCCGC CACTTTGTGATTTACACCCGATGAGGGCTTTATTTTTGATACCAAGAAATCCACCTCCACGAttgaaatccaaaaaatgGTCCCAAAAATTTCAGAAATTTATCGAAACAGTTTTGGTCAAAGATTATACCAAAAGACCATTCACTGACCAATTGttgaaacattcattcattagaGATCAACCAAACGAACGACAAGTgcgaaatcaaatcaaagagCATATTGATAAATGTAAGAAATTGAAACGAAATGATTTCGAAGATCGATATGCAgccagtgatgatgatgaagaagaatccAATTTACCGCCAgctatgatgatggatttacGTGATCATTTAAATCAACAGGAATCAaccttgaaaaaaaatgaaaaaaatcccgTCTCGCCCAATATGGGACGTAATGGTCATCCTCCACACatgcaacaacagcaacaacaacaagctgGACCTTCTCATAAATCACCagaaaaattccatcatccaccaccaccgatTTCATCACATATGGCAAATCGACCTTTACCGGCACCGCCTACCCGGGCTGTTCCACCACCTGAAATGCCTCCGTCAAAACCTTTGCCACCATTACCggttgaaaatgataatattaataagaaaaaagttaatggaaaaaatatcgaaCATCAACTACAATCCTCGAATTTACCAAATGCTCAACATCCGCACATTACCAATCAAGCTAACCGAAATTCTGGCTATTTTAAAGCTCAATTCCAAAAACCAGAAGATCTTGAAGTGTTGGCTGCTCAACTAAATGAAATGGGAAATTCTGGAAATAATGTGAACAGAAATGGACAGAaagcaaagaaaattgtaaacaataataatgataataatggtcatcCAAAAGGACAAAAATTAATGAGTAGAGATAGCAATGGATCACCACAGAATGGTTTTGTATCAAATTTCAAGCAACCAGTGATGGCATCAAATCGAACATCAGGTCCAATAATAGTCAATTCAGGTTcggatgatgaagaagaagaagatgatgatgatgacgatgacgacgacgatgatgatgaagatgttgGTCCAAATGGTTTGGGTCGTCGAAACGATGGTACATTGTTGGCATCAGATCCGCCTCGTCCTTt GCCGGAACCGAGTAATCTTCGCAATATTCAACCATCAAGTCAACCACCAAATAGACCTTTGcctccaccaccaccggGTGATTGGTATCCACCATCAAAACCATTGCCTCCATTGCCCAAAAATAGTTcccaagatgatgatgatagttcaTCCAATGATCAAACACTTGTATTAAGAAAA aaacaaatgaatcaagtgaagaataataatgttagTATTGAATCCAATTCAAGTGAACAACATTTACCTAAAAATAATGTTAGTAGTGATATTAAGGATACTTATGagagtaataataatatgaaagACAATAgtcgaaataataatagtagtagtagtaataataatattaaagAAAATATACGATCAAATGGCTTGCATGATGATCCGAAAAAACGATTTTCGGTCATTGAATCAACCACCAATCATAGTGGTAAAGAATTGATTAAAGATCGAAGGATTAGTTCAAGATTTGATGTAAATATTAGGAAAACTCCATCAACGAAAAttccaataataaatagTCGAGATCTTTCATCCGATGTTAATAAgaatgataacgatgatgatgatgataaatgcaACCTGGATCACCATAAGCAACAATCGAATGGCAATGGTGTGATTTTAAAATCTGAGCCATCAACTCCGACACAGAAACAGCAACCAACTATTGAACAAGAGccaaagcaacaacaacaacaacaacagaaaaccAAATTAGgttccaaattttttgatttgaaaccGAAGACCAAA aatcgaaatgaatcatcatcatcaaaccaaAGCTCACGGCAAAGTGGTGTTATACCAGATTTATTACCTCAAGATGATCTAAATCGATCAAGTGATTTATCACATTTACAGCGCCAATCTGTTTTATCACAACAaatgcaacaaaaacaacgttCATTTTTAACGTTTGGTTTTGGTGCCGgtactaacaacaacaacaacaacaataataataataataatatggtcATTGAATCTGTATCTAGTCCATCACCTCGTCGAGAATCACAAGTAAATGTTAATGTTTCACCATCAGTGCAGCCGGATACACCGGAAATACGAAAATATAAGAAACGTTTCAATTCCGAAGTTCTTTGTGCAGCACTTTGGGGTGTTAATCTTTTGATTGGCACAGAAAATGGCCTGATGTTATTAGATCGTAGTGGTCAAGGTAAAGTGTATCATCTTATATCAAGGCGACGATTCCAACAGATGGAAGTGTTGGAAGGTCAGAATATTTTGGTTACCATTTCTGGTAAAAAATCTCGTGTTCGGGTCTATCATTTGTCATGGCTTAAAAGTAAAATTATCCGTACCGATCAG CAAATCGAGAAAAAGAATGGCTGGATCAACGTTGGTGAATTGGATGGTGCTGTCCATTTTAAAATTg tcGGTTGGCAGATACCGCAACAAGTATCTAAAGATTGGGAGAATACTTTTCGAATTTGGAGTGGAAATG TTAAATATGATCGTATCAAATTTTTGGTAATCGCCTTGAAAGACAGTATTGAAATCTATGCATGGGCACCAAAACCTTATCATAAATTTAtgtcattcaaatcatttctGGATCTTGCCCATAAACCATTACTAGTCGATATGACAATTGAAGAAGGTATTCGATTAAAAGTCATTTATGGTTCATTGGAAGGATTTCATGCAATCGAATTGGATAGTGGATCAGTTTATGATATCTACATACCAACACAT AGCCAAGGACCAATTACTCCACATACCATCATTACTTTGCCAAATTCAAAAGGAATGCAATTATTGTTATGTTATGACA ATGAAGGCGTCTATGTAAATACATTTG GTAAAGTAAgcaaaaatatatttttgcAATGGGGTGAGATGCCAACATCGGTTGCCTATATCGGTACTGGTCAAATAATGGGTTGGGGTAACAAAGCGATCGAAATTCGTGGTGTTGAAACTGGCCATTTGGATGGTGTTTTTATGCATAAAAAAgctcaaaaattgaaatttctttGTGAACGTAATGATAAG GtcttcttttcatcatcaaaaggtGGATCTtgtcaaatttattttatgacATTGAATAAACCTGGCCTTGCCAATTGGTAA
- the msn gene encoding serine/threonine-protein kinase msn isoform X4 yields the protein MMAQSINCSLDDIDLNSLKDPAGIFDLIEVVGNGTYGQVYKGRHTKTGQLAAIKIMDVTEDEEDEIKLEINVLKKFSHHRNIATYYGAFIHKSPEAKDDKLWLVMEYCGAGSVTDLVKSTKGHSLKEDWISYICREILRGLNHLHQNKIIHRDIKGQNVLLTDDAEVKLVDFGVSAQLDRTIGRRNTFIGTPYWMAPEVIACDENPEATYDNRSDLWSLGITAIEMAENTPPLCDLHPMRALFLIPRNPPPRLKSKKWSQKFQKFIETVLVKDYTKRPFTDQLLKHSFIRDQPNERQVRNQIKEHIDKCKKLKRNDFEDRYAASDDDEEESNLPPAMMMDLRDHLNQQESTLKKNEKNPVSPNMGRNGHPPHMQQQQQQQAGPSHKSPEKFHHPPPPISSHMANRPLPAPPTRAVPPPEMPPSKPLPPLPVENDNINKKKVNGKNIEHQLQSSNLPNAQHPHITNQANRNSGYFKAQFQKPEDLEVLAAQLNEMGNSGNNVNRNGQKAKKIVNNNNDNNGHPKGQKLMSRDSNGSPQNGFVSNFKQPVMASNRTSGPIIVNSGSDDEEEEDDDDDDDDDDDDEDVGPNGLGRRNDGTLLASDPPRPLPEPSNLRNIQPSSQPPNRPLPPPPPGDWYPPSKPLPPLPKNSSQDDDDSSSNDQTLVLRKKQMNQVKNNNVSIESNSSEQHLPKNNVSSDIKDTYESNNNMKDNSRNNNSSSSNNNIKENIRSNGLHDDPKKRFSVIESTTNHSGKELIKDRRISSRFDVNIRKTPSTKIPIINSRDLSSDVNKNDNDDDDDKCNLDHHKQQSNGNGVILKSEPSTPTQKQQPTIEQEPKQQQQQQQKTKLGSKFFDLKPKTKNRNESSSSNQSSRQSGVIPDLLPQDDLNRSSDLSHLQRQSVLSQQMQQKQRSFLTFGFGAGTNNNNNNNNNNNNMVIESVSSPSPRRESQVNVNVSPSVQPDTPEIRKYKKRFNSEVLCAALWGVNLLIGTENGLMLLDRSGQGKVYHLISRRRFQQMEVLEGQNILVTISGKKSRVRVYHLSWLKSKIIRTDQQIEKKNGWINVGELDGAVHFKIVKYDRIKFLVIALKDSIEIYAWAPKPYHKFMSFKSFLDLAHKPLLVDMTIEEGIRLKVIYGSLEGFHAIELDSGSVYDIYIPTHSQGPITPHTIITLPNSKGMQLLLCYDNEGVYVNTFGKVSKNIFLQWGEMPTSVAYIGTGQIMGWGNKAIEIRGVETGHLDGVFMHKKAQKLKFLCERNDKVFFSSSKGGSCQIYFMTLNKPGLANW from the exons ATGATGgcacaatcaatcaattgtagTCTTGATGACATCGATCTTAATAGCCTAAAA GATCCTGCCGGTATTTTTGATCTAATCGAAGTGGTCGGTAACGGTACATATGGCCAGGTTTATAAA ggTCGTCATACAAAAACAGGCCAATTGGCTGCCATCAAAATCATGGACGTGACCGAAGATGAAGaggatgaaataaaattggaaataaatgttttgaaaaag TTTTCCCATCATCGAAATATTGCCACTTACTATGGGGCTTTTATACATAAAAGTCCTGAAGCTAAAGATGATAAATTATGGCTTGTTATGGAATATTGTGGTGCCGGTTCAGTAACCGATTTGGTTAAATCAACAAAAGGACATTCATTAAAAGAAGATTGGATTTCCTATATTTGTCGTGAAATATTAAGAGGATTAAATCATTTACAtcagaataaaattattcatcgTGATATAAAAGGCCAGAATGTTTTGCTTACCGATGATGCTGAAGTCAAACTAGTCGATTTTGGTGTCAGTGCTCAATTGGATCGAACAATTGGCCGTCGTAATACGTTCATCGGTACGCCATATTGGATGGCTCCTGAAGTCATTGCTTGTGATGAGAATCCCGAAGCTACTTATGATAATCGTAGTGATCTTTGGTCGCTCGGCATTACTGCCATCGAAATGGCTGAAAATACTCCGC CACTTTGTGATTTACACCCGATGAGGGCTTTATTTTTGATACCAAGAAATCCACCTCCACGAttgaaatccaaaaaatgGTCCCAAAAATTTCAGAAATTTATCGAAACAGTTTTGGTCAAAGATTATACCAAAAGACCATTCACTGACCAATTGttgaaacattcattcattagaGATCAACCAAACGAACGACAAGTgcgaaatcaaatcaaagagCATATTGATAAATGTAAGAAATTGAAACGAAATGATTTCGAAGATCGATATGCAgccagtgatgatgatgaagaagaatccAATTTACCGCCAgctatgatgatggatttacGTGATCATTTAAATCAACAGGAATCAaccttgaaaaaaaatgaaaaaaatcccgTCTCGCCCAATATGGGACGTAATGGTCATCCTCCACACatgcaacaacagcaacaacaacaagctgGACCTTCTCATAAATCACCagaaaaattccatcatccaccaccaccgatTTCATCACATATGGCAAATCGACCTTTACCGGCACCGCCTACCCGGGCTGTTCCACCACCTGAAATGCCTCCGTCAAAACCTTTGCCACCATTACCggttgaaaatgataatattaataagaaaaaagttaatggaaaaaatatcgaaCATCAACTACAATCCTCGAATTTACCAAATGCTCAACATCCGCACATTACCAATCAAGCTAACCGAAATTCTGGCTATTTTAAAGCTCAATTCCAAAAACCAGAAGATCTTGAAGTGTTGGCTGCTCAACTAAATGAAATGGGAAATTCTGGAAATAATGTGAACAGAAATGGACAGAaagcaaagaaaattgtaaacaataataatgataataatggtcatcCAAAAGGACAAAAATTAATGAGTAGAGATAGCAATGGATCACCACAGAATGGTTTTGTATCAAATTTCAAGCAACCAGTGATGGCATCAAATCGAACATCAGGTCCAATAATAGTCAATTCAGGTTcggatgatgaagaagaagaagatgatgatgatgacgatgacgacgacgatgatgatgaagatgttgGTCCAAATGGTTTGGGTCGTCGAAACGATGGTACATTGTTGGCATCAGATCCGCCTCGTCCTTt GCCGGAACCGAGTAATCTTCGCAATATTCAACCATCAAGTCAACCACCAAATAGACCTTTGcctccaccaccaccggGTGATTGGTATCCACCATCAAAACCATTGCCTCCATTGCCCAAAAATAGTTcccaagatgatgatgatagttcaTCCAATGATCAAACACTTGTATTAAGAAAA aaacaaatgaatcaagtgaagaataataatgttagTATTGAATCCAATTCAAGTGAACAACATTTACCTAAAAATAATGTTAGTAGTGATATTAAGGATACTTATGagagtaataataatatgaaagACAATAgtcgaaataataatagtagtagtagtaataataatattaaagAAAATATACGATCAAATGGCTTGCATGATGATCCGAAAAAACGATTTTCGGTCATTGAATCAACCACCAATCATAGTGGTAAAGAATTGATTAAAGATCGAAGGATTAGTTCAAGATTTGATGTAAATATTAGGAAAACTCCATCAACGAAAAttccaataataaatagTCGAGATCTTTCATCCGATGTTAATAAgaatgataacgatgatgatgatgataaatgcaACCTGGATCACCATAAGCAACAATCGAATGGCAATGGTGTGATTTTAAAATCTGAGCCATCAACTCCGACACAGAAACAGCAACCAACTATTGAACAAGAGccaaagcaacaacaacaacaacaacagaaaaccAAATTAGgttccaaattttttgatttgaaaccGAAGACCAAA aatcgaaatgaatcatcatcatcaaaccaaAGCTCACGGCAAAGTGGTGTTATACCAGATTTATTACCTCAAGATGATCTAAATCGATCAAGTGATTTATCACATTTACAGCGCCAATCTGTTTTATCACAACAaatgcaacaaaaacaacgttCATTTTTAACGTTTGGTTTTGGTGCCGgtactaacaacaacaacaacaacaataataataataataatatggtcATTGAATCTGTATCTAGTCCATCACCTCGTCGAGAATCACAAGTAAATGTTAATGTTTCACCATCAGTGCAGCCGGATACACCGGAAATACGAAAATATAAGAAACGTTTCAATTCCGAAGTTCTTTGTGCAGCACTTTGGGGTGTTAATCTTTTGATTGGCACAGAAAATGGCCTGATGTTATTAGATCGTAGTGGTCAAGGTAAAGTGTATCATCTTATATCAAGGCGACGATTCCAACAGATGGAAGTGTTGGAAGGTCAGAATATTTTGGTTACCATTTCTGGTAAAAAATCTCGTGTTCGGGTCTATCATTTGTCATGGCTTAAAAGTAAAATTATCCGTACCGATCAG CAAATCGAGAAAAAGAATGGCTGGATCAACGTTGGTGAATTGGATGGTGCTGTCCATTTTAAAATTg TTAAATATGATCGTATCAAATTTTTGGTAATCGCCTTGAAAGACAGTATTGAAATCTATGCATGGGCACCAAAACCTTATCATAAATTTAtgtcattcaaatcatttctGGATCTTGCCCATAAACCATTACTAGTCGATATGACAATTGAAGAAGGTATTCGATTAAAAGTCATTTATGGTTCATTGGAAGGATTTCATGCAATCGAATTGGATAGTGGATCAGTTTATGATATCTACATACCAACACAT AGCCAAGGACCAATTACTCCACATACCATCATTACTTTGCCAAATTCAAAAGGAATGCAATTATTGTTATGTTATGACA ATGAAGGCGTCTATGTAAATACATTTG GTAAAGTAAgcaaaaatatatttttgcAATGGGGTGAGATGCCAACATCGGTTGCCTATATCGGTACTGGTCAAATAATGGGTTGGGGTAACAAAGCGATCGAAATTCGTGGTGTTGAAACTGGCCATTTGGATGGTGTTTTTATGCATAAAAAAgctcaaaaattgaaatttctttGTGAACGTAATGATAAG GtcttcttttcatcatcaaaaggtGGATCTtgtcaaatttattttatgacATTGAATAAACCTGGCCTTGCCAATTGGTAA
- the msn gene encoding serine/threonine-protein kinase msn isoform X6, with amino-acid sequence MMAQSINCSLDDIDLNSLKDPAGIFDLIEVVGNGTYGQVYKGRHTKTGQLAAIKIMDVTEDEEDEIKLEINVLKKFSHHRNIATYYGAFIHKSPEAKDDKLWLVMEYCGAGSVTDLVKSTKGHSLKEDWISYICREILRGLNHLHQNKIIHRDIKGQNVLLTDDAEVKLVDFGVSAQLDRTIGRRNTFIGTPYWMAPEVIACDENPEATYDNRSDLWSLGITAIEMAENTPPLCDLHPMRALFLIPRNPPPRLKSKKWSQKFQKFIETVLVKDYTKRPFTDQLLKHSFIRDQPNERQVRNQIKEHIDKCKKLKRNDFEDRYAASDDDEEESNLPPAMMMDLRDHLNQQESTLKKNEKNPVSPNMGRNGHPPHMQQQQQQQAGPSHKSPEKFHHPPPPISSHMANRPLPAPPTRAVPPPEMPPSKPLPPLPVENDNINKKKVNGKNIEHQLQSSNLPNAQHPHITNQANRNSGYFKAQFQKPEDLEVLAAQLNEMGNSGNNVNRNGQKAKKIVNNNNDNNGHPKGQKLMSRDSNGSPQNGFVSNFKQPVMASNRTSGPIIVNSGSDDEEEEDDDDDDDDDDDDEDVGPNGLGRRNDGTLLASDPPRPLPEPSNLRNIQPSSQPPNRPLPPPPPGDWYPPSKPLPPLPKNSSQDDDDSSSNDQTLVLRKNRNESSSSNQSSRQSGVIPDLLPQDDLNRSSDLSHLQRQSVLSQQMQQKQRSFLTFGFGAGTNNNNNNNNNNNNMVIESVSSPSPRRESQVNVNVSPSVQPDTPEIRKYKKRFNSEVLCAALWGVNLLIGTENGLMLLDRSGQGKVYHLISRRRFQQMEVLEGQNILVTISGKKSRVRVYHLSWLKSKIIRTDQQIEKKNGWINVGELDGAVHFKIVGWQIPQQVSKDWENTFRIWSGNVKYDRIKFLVIALKDSIEIYAWAPKPYHKFMSFKSFLDLAHKPLLVDMTIEEGIRLKVIYGSLEGFHAIELDSGSVYDIYIPTHSQGPITPHTIITLPNSKGMQLLLCYDNEGVYVNTFGKVSKNIFLQWGEMPTSVAYIGTGQIMGWGNKAIEIRGVETGHLDGVFMHKKAQKLKFLCERNDKVFFSSSKGGSCQIYFMTLNKPGLANW; translated from the exons ATGATGgcacaatcaatcaattgtagTCTTGATGACATCGATCTTAATAGCCTAAAA GATCCTGCCGGTATTTTTGATCTAATCGAAGTGGTCGGTAACGGTACATATGGCCAGGTTTATAAA ggTCGTCATACAAAAACAGGCCAATTGGCTGCCATCAAAATCATGGACGTGACCGAAGATGAAGaggatgaaataaaattggaaataaatgttttgaaaaag TTTTCCCATCATCGAAATATTGCCACTTACTATGGGGCTTTTATACATAAAAGTCCTGAAGCTAAAGATGATAAATTATGGCTTGTTATGGAATATTGTGGTGCCGGTTCAGTAACCGATTTGGTTAAATCAACAAAAGGACATTCATTAAAAGAAGATTGGATTTCCTATATTTGTCGTGAAATATTAAGAGGATTAAATCATTTACAtcagaataaaattattcatcgTGATATAAAAGGCCAGAATGTTTTGCTTACCGATGATGCTGAAGTCAAACTAGTCGATTTTGGTGTCAGTGCTCAATTGGATCGAACAATTGGCCGTCGTAATACGTTCATCGGTACGCCATATTGGATGGCTCCTGAAGTCATTGCTTGTGATGAGAATCCCGAAGCTACTTATGATAATCGTAGTGATCTTTGGTCGCTCGGCATTACTGCCATCGAAATGGCTGAAAATACTCCGC CACTTTGTGATTTACACCCGATGAGGGCTTTATTTTTGATACCAAGAAATCCACCTCCACGAttgaaatccaaaaaatgGTCCCAAAAATTTCAGAAATTTATCGAAACAGTTTTGGTCAAAGATTATACCAAAAGACCATTCACTGACCAATTGttgaaacattcattcattagaGATCAACCAAACGAACGACAAGTgcgaaatcaaatcaaagagCATATTGATAAATGTAAGAAATTGAAACGAAATGATTTCGAAGATCGATATGCAgccagtgatgatgatgaagaagaatccAATTTACCGCCAgctatgatgatggatttacGTGATCATTTAAATCAACAGGAATCAaccttgaaaaaaaatgaaaaaaatcccgTCTCGCCCAATATGGGACGTAATGGTCATCCTCCACACatgcaacaacagcaacaacaacaagctgGACCTTCTCATAAATCACCagaaaaattccatcatccaccaccaccgatTTCATCACATATGGCAAATCGACCTTTACCGGCACCGCCTACCCGGGCTGTTCCACCACCTGAAATGCCTCCGTCAAAACCTTTGCCACCATTACCggttgaaaatgataatattaataagaaaaaagttaatggaaaaaatatcgaaCATCAACTACAATCCTCGAATTTACCAAATGCTCAACATCCGCACATTACCAATCAAGCTAACCGAAATTCTGGCTATTTTAAAGCTCAATTCCAAAAACCAGAAGATCTTGAAGTGTTGGCTGCTCAACTAAATGAAATGGGAAATTCTGGAAATAATGTGAACAGAAATGGACAGAaagcaaagaaaattgtaaacaataataatgataataatggtcatcCAAAAGGACAAAAATTAATGAGTAGAGATAGCAATGGATCACCACAGAATGGTTTTGTATCAAATTTCAAGCAACCAGTGATGGCATCAAATCGAACATCAGGTCCAATAATAGTCAATTCAGGTTcggatgatgaagaagaagaagatgatgatgatgacgatgacgacgacgatgatgatgaagatgttgGTCCAAATGGTTTGGGTCGTCGAAACGATGGTACATTGTTGGCATCAGATCCGCCTCGTCCTTt GCCGGAACCGAGTAATCTTCGCAATATTCAACCATCAAGTCAACCACCAAATAGACCTTTGcctccaccaccaccggGTGATTGGTATCCACCATCAAAACCATTGCCTCCATTGCCCAAAAATAGTTcccaagatgatgatgatagttcaTCCAATGATCAAACACTTGTATTAAGAAAA aatcgaaatgaatcatcatcatcaaaccaaAGCTCACGGCAAAGTGGTGTTATACCAGATTTATTACCTCAAGATGATCTAAATCGATCAAGTGATTTATCACATTTACAGCGCCAATCTGTTTTATCACAACAaatgcaacaaaaacaacgttCATTTTTAACGTTTGGTTTTGGTGCCGgtactaacaacaacaacaacaacaataataataataataatatggtcATTGAATCTGTATCTAGTCCATCACCTCGTCGAGAATCACAAGTAAATGTTAATGTTTCACCATCAGTGCAGCCGGATACACCGGAAATACGAAAATATAAGAAACGTTTCAATTCCGAAGTTCTTTGTGCAGCACTTTGGGGTGTTAATCTTTTGATTGGCACAGAAAATGGCCTGATGTTATTAGATCGTAGTGGTCAAGGTAAAGTGTATCATCTTATATCAAGGCGACGATTCCAACAGATGGAAGTGTTGGAAGGTCAGAATATTTTGGTTACCATTTCTGGTAAAAAATCTCGTGTTCGGGTCTATCATTTGTCATGGCTTAAAAGTAAAATTATCCGTACCGATCAG CAAATCGAGAAAAAGAATGGCTGGATCAACGTTGGTGAATTGGATGGTGCTGTCCATTTTAAAATTg tcGGTTGGCAGATACCGCAACAAGTATCTAAAGATTGGGAGAATACTTTTCGAATTTGGAGTGGAAATG TTAAATATGATCGTATCAAATTTTTGGTAATCGCCTTGAAAGACAGTATTGAAATCTATGCATGGGCACCAAAACCTTATCATAAATTTAtgtcattcaaatcatttctGGATCTTGCCCATAAACCATTACTAGTCGATATGACAATTGAAGAAGGTATTCGATTAAAAGTCATTTATGGTTCATTGGAAGGATTTCATGCAATCGAATTGGATAGTGGATCAGTTTATGATATCTACATACCAACACAT AGCCAAGGACCAATTACTCCACATACCATCATTACTTTGCCAAATTCAAAAGGAATGCAATTATTGTTATGTTATGACA ATGAAGGCGTCTATGTAAATACATTTG GTAAAGTAAgcaaaaatatatttttgcAATGGGGTGAGATGCCAACATCGGTTGCCTATATCGGTACTGGTCAAATAATGGGTTGGGGTAACAAAGCGATCGAAATTCGTGGTGTTGAAACTGGCCATTTGGATGGTGTTTTTATGCATAAAAAAgctcaaaaattgaaatttctttGTGAACGTAATGATAAG GtcttcttttcatcatcaaaaggtGGATCTtgtcaaatttattttatgacATTGAATAAACCTGGCCTTGCCAATTGGTAA